One stretch of Hymenobacter chitinivorans DSM 11115 DNA includes these proteins:
- a CDS encoding thioredoxin domain-containing protein, whose protein sequence is MKEKDRQRVYDTDDEGLRRYTHEHMKVLAKFTSDNCEICASLAPPFEQFANDEPYETILFLRLASEESPVAKKLMQQKVAPFFVSYCQGRILECDTLTTEQQVLDMLERLREFLPQNH, encoded by the coding sequence ATGAAAGAGAAAGACCGTCAGCGCGTCTACGATACCGACGATGAGGGCCTGCGCCGCTATACCCACGAGCACATGAAGGTGCTGGCCAAGTTCACCTCCGACAACTGCGAAATCTGTGCGTCGTTGGCCCCGCCCTTCGAGCAGTTTGCCAACGACGAACCCTACGAAACCATCCTGTTTCTGCGCCTGGCCTCGGAGGAAAGTCCGGTGGCCAAGAAGCTGATGCAGCAGAAAGTGGCCCCGTTCTTCGTGAGCTACTGCCAGGGCCGCATCCTGGAGTGCGACACGCTGACCACCGAGCAGCAAGTGCTCGACATGCTGGAGCGCCTGCGGGAGTTTCTGCCCCAAAACCACTAA